The following proteins are co-located in the Bubalus bubalis isolate 160015118507 breed Murrah chromosome 23, NDDB_SH_1, whole genome shotgun sequence genome:
- the HIF1AN gene encoding hypoxia-inducible factor 1-alpha inhibitor, giving the protein MAATATEAASSASAEPREEAEGPSPAWDESQLRSYTFPTRPIPRLSQSDPRAEELIENEEPVVLTDTNLVYPALKWDLEYLQENIGNGDFSVYSASTHKFLYYDEKKMANFQNFKPRSNREEMKFHEFVEKLQDIQQRGGEERLYLQQTLNDTVGRKIVMDFLGFNWNWINKQQGKRGWGQLTSNLLLIGMEGNVTPAHYDEQQNFFAQIKGHKRCILFPPDQFECLYPYPVHHPCDRQSQVDFDNPDYERFPNFQNVVGYETVVGPGDVLYIPMYWWHHIESLLNGGITITVNFWYKGAPTPKRIEYPLKAHQKVAIMRNIEKMLGEALGNPQEVGPLLNTMIKGRYN; this is encoded by the exons ATGGCGGCGACTGCAACGGAGGCCGCGTCCTCGGCCTCTGCAGAACCCCGGGAAGAGGCTGAAGGCCCTAGCCCCGCCTGGGATGAGTCCCAACTGCGCAGTTACACTTTCCCGACCCGGCCCATCCCGCGTCTGAGTCAAAGCGACCCCCGGGCGGAGGAGCTTATCGAGAATGAG GAGCCTGTGGTGCTGACGGACACAAATCTTGTGTATCCTGCACTAAAATGGGACCTTGAATACCTGCAAGAAAATATTGGCAACGGTGACTTCTCCGTGTACAGTGCCAGCACCCACAAGTTCTTGTACTATGATGAGAAGAAGATGGCTAATTTCCAGAACTTTAAGCCAAGGTCCAACAGGGAAGAAATGAAATTTCATGAGTTTGTTGAGAAACTGCAGGATATACAGCAGCGAGGTGGTGAAGAGAG GTTGTATCTACAGCAAACACTCAATGATACTGTGGGCAGGAAGATTGTCATGGACTTCTTGGGTTTTAACTGGAACTGGATTAATAAGCAACAGGGAAAGCGTGGCTGGGGGCAGCTGACCTCTAACCTGCTGCTTATCGGCATGGAAG GAAATGTGACACCTGCTCACTATGATGAGCAACAGAACTTCTTTGCTCAGATAAAAGGCCACAAGCGATGCATTTTGTTCCCTCCGGATCAGTTTGAGTGCCTCTACCCATATCCTGTTCATCATCCCTGTGACAGACAGAGCCAG GTGGACTTTGACAATCCTGACTACGAGAGGTTTCCCAATTTCCAGAACGTGGTTGGTTACGAAACAGTGGTTGGCCCCGGTGATGTTCTTTACATCCCAATGTACTG GTGGCATCACATAGAGTCATTACTAAATGGGGGGATAACCATCACTGTGAACTTCTGGTATAAG GGGGCCCCGACTCCTAAGAGAATTGAATATCCTCTCAAAGCCCATCAGAAAGTGGCCATAATGAGAAACATTGAGAAGATGCTTGGAGAGGCCTTGGGGAACCCACAAGAG GTGGGGCCCTTGTTGAACACAATGATCAAGGGCCGATACAACTAG